CGTTCGTGCGGCCTAGGGCATAAAGGAGCGCTTAGGGGACATGCTGGCGGCCATCGCCAACATCCAGGCCTTTGTTCAGGGCCTGGACCAGGAGAGTTTTGTAAAGGACACCAAGACCCTCCGAGCGGTGACCTACGAGTTTGTGGTCATAGGCGAAGCGGTGGCCCGTCTCCCCGAGGAGTTTTTGGAGGCTTACCCACAGCTGCCTTGGAGGGCCATAAAGGCCCTTCGGAACTACGCCGTGCACGAGTACGTTCGCCTGAGTCCACAG
The genomic region above belongs to Thermus sediminis and contains:
- a CDS encoding HepT-like ribonuclease domain-containing protein, which translates into the protein MLAAIANIQAFVQGLDQESFVKDTKTLRAVTYEFVVIGEAVARLPEEFLEAYPQLPWRAIKALRNYAVHEYVRLSPQVLWQIVSEELEPLKRELERILKDL